From Argopecten irradians isolate NY chromosome 2, Ai_NY, whole genome shotgun sequence, the proteins below share one genomic window:
- the LOC138316602 gene encoding proline-rich protein 36-like: protein MSNVNVNAFPFICRYFQPFYRRTPFHPTLLSTYSLPSNLSIDVLPSIQPFYRRTPFHPTLLSTYSLPSNPPIDVLPSIQPFYRRTPFHPTLLSTYSLPSNPPIDVLPSIQPSYRRTPFHPTLLSTYSLPSNPPIDVYSLPSNPPIDVLPSIQPSYRRTPFHPTLLSTYSLPSNPPIDVLPSIQPFYRRTPFHPTFLLTPFSHNTVLLQHASLPKHGPFYSIA, encoded by the coding sequence ATGTCCAACGTTAATGTTAACGCCTTTCCTTTCATTTGCCGCTACTTCCAACCCTTCTATCGACGTACTCCCTTCCATCCAACCCTTCTATCGACGTACTCCCTTCCATCCAACCTTTCTATCGACGTACTCCCTTCCATCCAACCCTTCTATCGACGTACTCCCTTCCATCCAACCCTTCTATCGACGTACTCCCTTCCATCCAACCCTCCTATCGACGTACTCCCTTCCATCCAACCCTTCTATCGACGTACTCCCTTCCATCCAACCCTCCTATCGACGTACTCCCTTCCATCCAACCCTCCTATCGACGTACTCCCTTCCATCCAACCCTCCTATCGACGTACTCCCTTCCATCCAACCCTCCTATCGACGTACTCCCTTCCATCCAACCCTCCTATCGACGTATACTCCCTTCCATCCAACCCTCCTATCGACGTACTCCCTTCCATCCAACCCTCCTATCGACGTACTCCCTTCCATCCAACCCTCCTATCGACGTACTCCCTTCCATCCAACCCTCCTATCGACGTACTCCCTTCCATCCAACCCTTCTATCGACGTACTCCCTTCCATCCAACCTTTCTACTGACCCCCTTTTCCCACAATACCGTTCTTCTTCAACATGCCTCTTTACCGAAACACGGTCCATTTTATTCCATTGCGTGA